From a region of the Panicum virgatum strain AP13 chromosome 2K, P.virgatum_v5, whole genome shotgun sequence genome:
- the LOC120695783 gene encoding E3 ubiquitin-protein ligase RNF4-like isoform X2, with the protein MSGTRRAPRRQSQDGTAGKVVVNLEASSPVVGSPHGVPATVAGAQNSPIDVDAIEDEVQRRNRRIRRRPVTVVDLEVEGVQEGNKRQRVVPVHCLSQKKGEGSSFQSNKEVPKEPIFTCPICWNKMEDPSTTSCGHIFCSTCIKQAIKVQKKCPTCRKGLRANSIHRIYLPSTAS; encoded by the exons ATGAGCGGTACAAGGCGTGCCCCGAGGAGACAGTCGCAAGATGGGACAGCTGGTAAAGTAGTGGTGAACTTGGAAGCAAGCTCCCCAGTGGTGGGTAGCCCTCATGGAGTACCAGCTACTGTTGCTGGCGCACAAAACTCACCTATTGATGTGGACGCAATTGAAGATGAAGTGCAG AGGAGGAACAGGAGAATCAGGAGGCGACCAGTAACAGTGGTTGACTTGGAGGTGGAAGGTGTCCAGGAAG GGAACAAACGCCAGAGGGTTGTACCTGTGCATTGCCTCTCTCAAAAAAAGGGTGAAGGGTCTAGCTTTCAG TCAAATAAGGAGGTTCCCAAGGAACCAATTTTTACCTGCCCAATATGTTGGAATAAGATGGAGGATCCCTCCACAACATCTTGTGGCCATATCTTCTGCAGCACATGCATCAAGCAAGCCATCAAGGTTCAGAAGAAATGTCCAACGTGCAGGAAGGGCCTGAGAGCAAATAGTATCCATCGGATTTACCTTCCAAGCACTGCTAGTTAA
- the LOC120695783 gene encoding E3 ubiquitin-protein ligase RNF4-like isoform X1, with amino-acid sequence MSGTRRAPRRQSQDGTAGKVVVNLEASSPVVGSPHGVPATVAGAQNSPIDVDAIEDEVQAISPSRVPPPRRNRRIRRRPVTVVDLEVEGVQEGNKRQRVVPVHCLSQKKGEGSSFQSNKEVPKEPIFTCPICWNKMEDPSTTSCGHIFCSTCIKQAIKVQKKCPTCRKGLRANSIHRIYLPSTAS; translated from the exons ATGAGCGGTACAAGGCGTGCCCCGAGGAGACAGTCGCAAGATGGGACAGCTGGTAAAGTAGTGGTGAACTTGGAAGCAAGCTCCCCAGTGGTGGGTAGCCCTCATGGAGTACCAGCTACTGTTGCTGGCGCACAAAACTCACCTATTGATGTGGACGCAATTGAAGATGAAGTGCAGGCAATATCGCCCTCACGAGTGCCCCCTCCA AGGAGGAACAGGAGAATCAGGAGGCGACCAGTAACAGTGGTTGACTTGGAGGTGGAAGGTGTCCAGGAAG GGAACAAACGCCAGAGGGTTGTACCTGTGCATTGCCTCTCTCAAAAAAAGGGTGAAGGGTCTAGCTTTCAG TCAAATAAGGAGGTTCCCAAGGAACCAATTTTTACCTGCCCAATATGTTGGAATAAGATGGAGGATCCCTCCACAACATCTTGTGGCCATATCTTCTGCAGCACATGCATCAAGCAAGCCATCAAGGTTCAGAAGAAATGTCCAACGTGCAGGAAGGGCCTGAGAGCAAATAGTATCCATCGGATTTACCTTCCAAGCACTGCTAGTTAA
- the LOC120695781 gene encoding uncharacterized protein LOC120695781 isoform X2, with protein sequence MAAAAATAGDRRRRSRAPAGGAAAGNDDGEEQHLNPFLDATPSASSRVQFRNVASRARWVEEVGAAEVVESKGKLWLTTGVTRGGKLCYNVEEIGFLVERGALILLNDKDETVGIEAIYEKIAGGKYGCSWDSFQAYKHLKSLGYIVGRHGVPWTMKNSGTCDTTVPPSVVHTDQSFNRIDGTCSDITKLLKEMHIDGISPSFEVYLPNSKFKKSSPGAPSFLLYLSRNKPPSRVELEMVENNFGTVPLKYCHVDNGRVSFLSFDKVALPSLP encoded by the exons atggcggcggcggctgcaaccGCTGGCGACCGCCGCAGAAGGAGCCGCGCTCCAGCGGGTGGCGCCGCGGCCGGAAACGATGATGGCGAGGAGCAGCATCTCAACCCCTTCCTGGACGCAACTCCATCCGCCTCCTCGAGGGTCCAGTTCAG gaACGTGGCCTCACGCGCGCGGTGGGTGGAAGAGGTCGGTGCTGCAGAGGTGGTGGAGAGCAAGGGCAAGCTGTGGCTGACCACCGGCGTCACCCGGGGTGGCAAGCTGTGCTACAACGTCGAGGAGATCGG GTTCTTGGTTGAAAGGGGTGCCTTGATTCTTCTCAATGACAAGGATGAAACGGTAGGAATAGAAGCCATTTATGAAAAGATTGCTGGAGGAAAATATGGGTGTTCCTGGGATTCCTTCCAAGCTTATAAGCACTTGAAATCGCTTGGTTATATTGTTGGACGACACGGTGTCCCCTGGACAATGAAGAATAGCGGTACTTGTGACACTACTGTTCCTCCCAGTGTGGTGCACACTGATCAGAGCTTCAATAGAATCGATGGCACCTGCAGTGACATAACCAAATTGCTGAAGGAAATGCACATTGATGGGATATCTCCATCCTTTGAAGTGTATTTGCCTAACAGCAAGTTCAAAAAGTCATCCCCAGGAGCCCCTAGCTTCCTCTTATATCTGTCAAG GAATAAGCCCCCCTCAAGGGTTGAATTGGAAATGGTGGAAAACAATTTTGGGACTGTTCCTCTGAAATATTGCCATGTGGATAATGGGCGGGTCAGTTTTCTTTCCTTCGACAAGGTCGCACTTCCAAGCTTGCCCTGA
- the LOC120695781 gene encoding uncharacterized protein LOC120695781 isoform X1 produces the protein MAAAAATAGDRRRRSRAPAGGAAAGNDDGEEQHLNPFLDATPSASSRVQFRWVSALLRLLLMSSWYWLLASVTRPLNVFCGGGRRNVASRARWVEEVGAAEVVESKGKLWLTTGVTRGGKLCYNVEEIGFLVERGALILLNDKDETVGIEAIYEKIAGGKYGCSWDSFQAYKHLKSLGYIVGRHGVPWTMKNSGTCDTTVPPSVVHTDQSFNRIDGTCSDITKLLKEMHIDGISPSFEVYLPNSKFKKSSPGAPSFLLYLSRNKPPSRVELEMVENNFGTVPLKYCHVDNGRVSFLSFDKVALPSLP, from the exons atggcggcggcggctgcaaccGCTGGCGACCGCCGCAGAAGGAGCCGCGCTCCAGCGGGTGGCGCCGCGGCCGGAAACGATGATGGCGAGGAGCAGCATCTCAACCCCTTCCTGGACGCAACTCCATCCGCCTCCTCGAGGGTCCAGTTCAGGTGGGTGAGTGCTTTGCTGCGGTTGCTGCTCATGAGCAGTTGGTATTGGCTCCTTGCAAGTGTGACCCGCCCGCTCAATGTgttctgcggcggcgggcgcaggaACGTGGCCTCACGCGCGCGGTGGGTGGAAGAGGTCGGTGCTGCAGAGGTGGTGGAGAGCAAGGGCAAGCTGTGGCTGACCACCGGCGTCACCCGGGGTGGCAAGCTGTGCTACAACGTCGAGGAGATCGG GTTCTTGGTTGAAAGGGGTGCCTTGATTCTTCTCAATGACAAGGATGAAACGGTAGGAATAGAAGCCATTTATGAAAAGATTGCTGGAGGAAAATATGGGTGTTCCTGGGATTCCTTCCAAGCTTATAAGCACTTGAAATCGCTTGGTTATATTGTTGGACGACACGGTGTCCCCTGGACAATGAAGAATAGCGGTACTTGTGACACTACTGTTCCTCCCAGTGTGGTGCACACTGATCAGAGCTTCAATAGAATCGATGGCACCTGCAGTGACATAACCAAATTGCTGAAGGAAATGCACATTGATGGGATATCTCCATCCTTTGAAGTGTATTTGCCTAACAGCAAGTTCAAAAAGTCATCCCCAGGAGCCCCTAGCTTCCTCTTATATCTGTCAAG GAATAAGCCCCCCTCAAGGGTTGAATTGGAAATGGTGGAAAACAATTTTGGGACTGTTCCTCTGAAATATTGCCATGTGGATAATGGGCGGGTCAGTTTTCTTTCCTTCGACAAGGTCGCACTTCCAAGCTTGCCCTGA
- the LOC120695781 gene encoding uncharacterized protein LOC120695781 isoform X3 translates to MMARSSISTPSWTQLHPPPRGSSSGGNVASRARWVEEVGAAEVVESKGKLWLTTGVTRGGKLCYNVEEIGFLVERGALILLNDKDETVGIEAIYEKIAGGKYGCSWDSFQAYKHLKSLGYIVGRHGVPWTMKNSGTCDTTVPPSVVHTDQSFNRIDGTCSDITKLLKEMHIDGISPSFEVYLPNSKFKKSSPGAPSFLLYLSRNKPPSRVELEMVENNFGTVPLKYCHVDNGRVSFLSFDKVALPSLP, encoded by the exons ATGATGGCGAGGAGCAGCATCTCAACCCCTTCCTGGACGCAACTCCATCCGCCTCCTCGAGGGTCCAGTTCAGGTGG gaACGTGGCCTCACGCGCGCGGTGGGTGGAAGAGGTCGGTGCTGCAGAGGTGGTGGAGAGCAAGGGCAAGCTGTGGCTGACCACCGGCGTCACCCGGGGTGGCAAGCTGTGCTACAACGTCGAGGAGATCGG GTTCTTGGTTGAAAGGGGTGCCTTGATTCTTCTCAATGACAAGGATGAAACGGTAGGAATAGAAGCCATTTATGAAAAGATTGCTGGAGGAAAATATGGGTGTTCCTGGGATTCCTTCCAAGCTTATAAGCACTTGAAATCGCTTGGTTATATTGTTGGACGACACGGTGTCCCCTGGACAATGAAGAATAGCGGTACTTGTGACACTACTGTTCCTCCCAGTGTGGTGCACACTGATCAGAGCTTCAATAGAATCGATGGCACCTGCAGTGACATAACCAAATTGCTGAAGGAAATGCACATTGATGGGATATCTCCATCCTTTGAAGTGTATTTGCCTAACAGCAAGTTCAAAAAGTCATCCCCAGGAGCCCCTAGCTTCCTCTTATATCTGTCAAG GAATAAGCCCCCCTCAAGGGTTGAATTGGAAATGGTGGAAAACAATTTTGGGACTGTTCCTCTGAAATATTGCCATGTGGATAATGGGCGGGTCAGTTTTCTTTCCTTCGACAAGGTCGCACTTCCAAGCTTGCCCTGA
- the LOC120695780 gene encoding uncharacterized protein LOC120695780 isoform X1: MSQRPEAGSTAEGDEEQRLRSALRHLQAEAGVLERLVYKHRNQHRGAAYFQYLLKVRRDLKLLLGAGLAEVLNAVFPVLACRKPANTILVPTKQTKKKPGANHSHHERLLGVARLLSQMAEPVMKAAIQITFLLARSFFIDLSTAVLSLLARIRVLIQQMLVDVVSLFNKVTDLTDRKQAVKISIGGVQAFREYYPSMNDACAILECVWLKDKFVLHEKMKESCQETQVEDKRSCGPESSIQYETLALVSEDTPSLEETNRPAKETDAALAEQPDKMNHCSGAGGSESGRQLENESGACSVPDTVTTRMHSVPHLNLKHETRKRVAFVAVGNPKVPSAASETKSSEVNKKQRLDVISHTSVESGLYSKLLDSENGEKSIL, translated from the exons ATGTCGCAGCGGCCGGAGGCGGGTTCTACGGCGGAGGGAGACGAGGAGCAGCGGCTGCGCTCGGCGCTGCGTCACCTGCAGGCGGAGGCCGGGGTGCTCGAGCGCCTGGTGTACAAGCACCGGAACCAGCACCGCGGCGCCGCCTACTTCCAGTACCTCCTCAAG GTGAGGAGGGACCTGAAGCTGCTGCTCGGCGCCGGCCTGGCGGAGGTCCTCAACGCCGTGTTCCCCGTCCTCGCATGCCGCAAGCCGGCCAACACGATCCTCGTCCCGACCAA GCAGACTAAGAAGAAACCTGGTGCAAACCACAGCCATCATGAGAGGCTTTTGGGTGTTGCCCGCTTGTTATCCCag ATGGCGGAACCTGTTATGAAGGCAGCAAT CCAGATAACATTTTTACTTGCTAGATCATTCTTCATCGATCTTTCTACAGCAGTTCTTTCTTTGCTTGCACGAATAAGGGTCCTGATCCAACAG ATGTTAGTCGATGTTGTGTCATTATTTAATAAGGTTACAGATCTTACTGATAGGAAGCAGGCTGTTAAGATAAGCATAGGTGGAGTGCAG GCTTTCAGAGAGTACTACCCCTCTATGAATGATGCCTGTGCAATTCTGGAGTGTGTATGGTTGAAAGATAAATTTGTTTTGCACGAAAAGATGAAAGAAAGCTGTCAAGAAACACAAGTTGAAGATAAGAGGTCCTGTGGCCCTGAATCTTCAATCCAGTATGAGACGCTTGCACTCGTTAGTGAAG ATACACCAAGCCTTGAAGAAACAAACAGGCCAGCCAAAGAGACAGACGCTGCACTGGCTGAGCAACCAGATAAAATGAACCATTGCAGTGGTGCTGGAGGTTCAGAGAGTGGGAGGCAACTGGAAAATGAAAGTGGTGCTTGTTCAGTTCCTGACACCGTTACCACTCGTATGCATTCAGTTCCACACCTGAACCTCAAGCATGAGACTAGGAAGAGAGTAGCATTCGTTGCTGTTGGAAATCCAAAGGTTCCTAGTGCAGCCTCAGAAACAAAATCATCAGAAGTAAACAAGAAGCAAAGACTAGATGTGATTTCACACACCTCTGTAGAATCTGGACTCTACAGCAAATTACTGGATTCTGAGAATGGAGAAAAGTCCATACTTTAA
- the LOC120695780 gene encoding uncharacterized protein LOC120695780 isoform X2, which produces MSQRPEAGSTAEGDEEQRLRSALRHLQAEAGVLERLVYKHRNQHRGAAYFQYLLKVRRDLKLLLGAGLAEVLNAVFPVLACRKPANTILVPTKQTKKKPGANHSHHERLLGVARLLSQMAEPVMKAAIQITFLLARSFFIDLSTAVLSLLARIRVLIQQAFREYYPSMNDACAILECVWLKDKFVLHEKMKESCQETQVEDKRSCGPESSIQYETLALVSEDTPSLEETNRPAKETDAALAEQPDKMNHCSGAGGSESGRQLENESGACSVPDTVTTRMHSVPHLNLKHETRKRVAFVAVGNPKVPSAASETKSSEVNKKQRLDVISHTSVESGLYSKLLDSENGEKSIL; this is translated from the exons ATGTCGCAGCGGCCGGAGGCGGGTTCTACGGCGGAGGGAGACGAGGAGCAGCGGCTGCGCTCGGCGCTGCGTCACCTGCAGGCGGAGGCCGGGGTGCTCGAGCGCCTGGTGTACAAGCACCGGAACCAGCACCGCGGCGCCGCCTACTTCCAGTACCTCCTCAAG GTGAGGAGGGACCTGAAGCTGCTGCTCGGCGCCGGCCTGGCGGAGGTCCTCAACGCCGTGTTCCCCGTCCTCGCATGCCGCAAGCCGGCCAACACGATCCTCGTCCCGACCAA GCAGACTAAGAAGAAACCTGGTGCAAACCACAGCCATCATGAGAGGCTTTTGGGTGTTGCCCGCTTGTTATCCCag ATGGCGGAACCTGTTATGAAGGCAGCAAT CCAGATAACATTTTTACTTGCTAGATCATTCTTCATCGATCTTTCTACAGCAGTTCTTTCTTTGCTTGCACGAATAAGGGTCCTGATCCAACAG GCTTTCAGAGAGTACTACCCCTCTATGAATGATGCCTGTGCAATTCTGGAGTGTGTATGGTTGAAAGATAAATTTGTTTTGCACGAAAAGATGAAAGAAAGCTGTCAAGAAACACAAGTTGAAGATAAGAGGTCCTGTGGCCCTGAATCTTCAATCCAGTATGAGACGCTTGCACTCGTTAGTGAAG ATACACCAAGCCTTGAAGAAACAAACAGGCCAGCCAAAGAGACAGACGCTGCACTGGCTGAGCAACCAGATAAAATGAACCATTGCAGTGGTGCTGGAGGTTCAGAGAGTGGGAGGCAACTGGAAAATGAAAGTGGTGCTTGTTCAGTTCCTGACACCGTTACCACTCGTATGCATTCAGTTCCACACCTGAACCTCAAGCATGAGACTAGGAAGAGAGTAGCATTCGTTGCTGTTGGAAATCCAAAGGTTCCTAGTGCAGCCTCAGAAACAAAATCATCAGAAGTAAACAAGAAGCAAAGACTAGATGTGATTTCACACACCTCTGTAGAATCTGGACTCTACAGCAAATTACTGGATTCTGAGAATGGAGAAAAGTCCATACTTTAA